A single Montipora foliosa isolate CH-2021 chromosome 7, ASM3666993v2, whole genome shotgun sequence DNA region contains:
- the LOC138010822 gene encoding potassium channel subfamily K member 15-like isoform X1, protein MEIKKKTRSLLIRITMLTIYLTSGAAIFSAIEGDGSRSDEDVDNKVTEIKKKMTLSFNATASVVDHYVQELRKLFEETPRCGKYNHNNWSYYQSLYFVGSVTTTIGYGHLAPKTQEGRLFLIFFALFGIPLNLLTLQLIGEHINYGIHLIIKYFEKVALQRETPTNEHIKCFTINLLLITLWLPLGGVMYYYSEKWTFLDCVYYCFVALSTIGFGDLVPNEGKAPNTSYEKGMWIVRLMYLGLGLSLLSSVFTSVCSAAKQIQSLMPCKRETTYEVSRTAQRQLPTPTAILALREISKLSKFCPCTSLVLKDSTNTQTLSGHLKLPDADSNAVSFSNSAFIPCAEELQYPQCREKDSLGEDDE, encoded by the exons ATggagataaaaaagaaaacaagatctTTGCTGATTCGCATCACAATGTTAACAATTTATCTCACATCGGGTGCTGCCATATTTTCAGCAATCGAAGGTGATGGATCACGGAGTGATGAAGATGTTGACAACAAAGTAACGGAGATAAAGAAGAAAATGACACTGAGTTTTAACGCCACAGCGAGTGTTGTAGATCATTACGTCCAAGAGCTACGAAAGCTATTTGAGGAAACGCCAAGATGCGGCAAATACAACCACAACAACTGGAGTTATTACCAGTCCTTGTATTTCGTTGGAAGTGTGACGACGACGATTG GCTATGGGCATCTGGCCCCCAAAACTCAGGAAGGCCgcttgtttttaatattcttcgCCCTGTTTGGCATTCCTTTGAATCTTTTAACTCTGCAGTTAATAGGGGAACACATCAACTACGGAATCCATCTAATAATCAAATACTTTGAGAAAGTCGCTCTGCAGCGTGAAACACCAACCAATGAACACATCAAATGCTTTACCATAAACCTGCTGCTCATAACACTCTGGCTCCCACTGGGCGGAGTCATGTATTACTATTCCGAGAAATGGACCTTTCTTGACTGTGTGTATTACTGTTTCGTTGCCTTGAGCACCATCGGCTTCGGGGACCTGGTGCCCAACGAAGGAAAGGCCCCCAACACATCTTATGAGAAAGGAATGTGGATCGTGCGACTGATGTACTTGGGTTTAGGCCTCTCTCTGCTTTCAAGTGTGTTTACGTCCGTTTGTAGCGCAGCCAAGCAAATTCAGAGTTTAATGCCATGCAAACGAG AAACAACTTATGAGGTATCAAGAACGGCACAACGGCAATTGCCAACACCAACGGCAATACTAGCACTGAGAGAAATATCAAAATTGTCCAAATTCTGCCCGTGTACTTCTCTGGTCTTAAAAGACAGTACAAACACCCAGACTCTGAGCGGACATTTGAAACTACCAGACGCAGACAGCAACGCAGTGTCGTTCAGTAACTCTGCGTTTATTCCATGTGCAGAAGAACTGCAATATCCACAGTGTCGCGAAAAGGACAGCTTAGGTGAAGACGATGAATAA
- the LOC138010822 gene encoding potassium channel subfamily K member 15-like isoform X2: MEIKKKTRSLLIRITMLTIYLTSGAAIFSAIEGDGSRSDEDVDNKVTEIKKKMTLSFNATASVVDHYVQELRKLFEETPRCGKYNHNNWSYYQSLYFVGSVTTTIGYGHLAPKTQEGRLFLIFFALFGIPLNLLTLQLIGEHINYGIHLIIKYFEKVALQRETPTNEHIKCFTINLLLITLWLPLGGVMYYYSEKWTFLDCVYYCFVALSTIGFGDLVPNEGKAPNTSYEKGMWIVRLMYLGLGLSLLSSVFTSVCSAAKQIQSLMPCKREQRRRRPVYI; this comes from the exons ATggagataaaaaagaaaacaagatctTTGCTGATTCGCATCACAATGTTAACAATTTATCTCACATCGGGTGCTGCCATATTTTCAGCAATCGAAGGTGATGGATCACGGAGTGATGAAGATGTTGACAACAAAGTAACGGAGATAAAGAAGAAAATGACACTGAGTTTTAACGCCACAGCGAGTGTTGTAGATCATTACGTCCAAGAGCTACGAAAGCTATTTGAGGAAACGCCAAGATGCGGCAAATACAACCACAACAACTGGAGTTATTACCAGTCCTTGTATTTCGTTGGAAGTGTGACGACGACGATTG GCTATGGGCATCTGGCCCCCAAAACTCAGGAAGGCCgcttgtttttaatattcttcgCCCTGTTTGGCATTCCTTTGAATCTTTTAACTCTGCAGTTAATAGGGGAACACATCAACTACGGAATCCATCTAATAATCAAATACTTTGAGAAAGTCGCTCTGCAGCGTGAAACACCAACCAATGAACACATCAAATGCTTTACCATAAACCTGCTGCTCATAACACTCTGGCTCCCACTGGGCGGAGTCATGTATTACTATTCCGAGAAATGGACCTTTCTTGACTGTGTGTATTACTGTTTCGTTGCCTTGAGCACCATCGGCTTCGGGGACCTGGTGCCCAACGAAGGAAAGGCCCCCAACACATCTTATGAGAAAGGAATGTGGATCGTGCGACTGATGTACTTGGGTTTAGGCCTCTCTCTGCTTTCAAGTGTGTTTACGTCCGTTTGTAGCGCAGCCAAGCAAATTCAGAGTTTAATGCCATGCAAACGAG AGCAAAGGCGAAGGCGTCCTGTTTATATCTGA
- the LOC138010824 gene encoding transcription factor HES-2-like: protein MTTANYCKQQSDYVSKILTEKRKAKKPLMEKMRRARINDSLNELKSLILEALNKDASRYSKMEKADVLEMTVQYLKELKRREHILQDPNSSSLPECRASFVQCAADITRKMTSSESSDKLRASSLAQLAFRCQGNTTNTAVRPLPLYKRDTLQYTRSLPPVIIPFPSPPSSPLHVSPVLPVSRTLTRDTKSVSPNSTGMTQNAAMTLLRGQKVQASSESSPVWRPW from the exons atgACGACTGCAAACTACTGCAAACAACAGTCGGATTATGTCAGCAAAATATtaacagaaaaaagaaag GCAAAGAAACCTCTCATGGAAAAAATGAGACGGGCGAGAATAAATGACAGTCTAAACGAACTCAAATCTCTAATATTGGAAGCTTTAAATAAAGAT GCTTCACGATATTCTAAGATGGAAAAAGCGGATGTTTTAGAGATGACAGTTCAGTATTTGAAAGAGCTTAAAAGACGAGAGCACATATTGCAAG ATCCCAACAGCTCTAGTTTACCTGAATGTCGCGCAAGTTTTGTCCAATGCGCAGCTGACATCACAAGAAAAATGACGTCATCTGAAAGCAGTGACAAGCTTAGAGCAAGCTCATTGGCGCAGCTCGCATTCCGTTGTCAAGGAAACACGACAAATACCGCAGTTCGCCCACTGCCTTTGTATAAAAGGGACACCTTGCAATACACGAGATCCTTGCCACCGGTGATCATTCCATTCCCATCTCCTCCTTCCTCACCTCTTCATGTGTCGCCCGTATTACCGGTGTCAAGAACTCTGACAAGAGACACCAAATCCGTATCCCCCAACTCAACGGGAATGACACAGAATGCCGCAATGACCTTGCTGCGGGGACAAAAAGTACAAGCTTCCTCGGAAAGTTCCCCAGTATGGAGACCGTGGTAA